TTCGCCCGGCACCTGCGCAGCGCCGGCCACCGCGTGCGCTACGTGGCGATCGACGATGCCAGCAATCGCCAGTCCATCCCCGCCAATCTCGATGCGCTGATGGCGCACTACGGTGCGCAGCGCCTGCAGTACCAGGATCCGGACGAATGGCGTCTGGACCAGCAACTGCGGCAATGGGGCGCGGCGCAGGCCTTCGTCGTCGAGGCGGTGGACAGCACGCACTTCTACACGCGCCGCGGCGAGTTGGCGGATTTTTTCCGCGGGCGCCCGCAATGGTTGATGGAGCACTTCTACCGGCACATGCGCAAGCGCCACCGCATCCTGCTGGCGGCGGACGGCACGCCCGAGGGCGGGCAGTGGAACTACGACCACGACAATCGCCAGCCCTGGCATGGCGAGCCGCCGCCACCGCCCGATGTGCGCCCGACCCACGATCACCGCGCGCTGTGGGCCAGCATCCAGGCCGCTGGCGTGGACAGCTTCGGTCAGCCGCAGGCAGAGGCGGTGCGCTGGCCGCTGAACCGGGCCGAGGCGCTGGCCTGCCTCGATCGGTTCATCGTCGACGCCCTGCCGCATTTCGGCCGCTACGAGGATGCGATGAGCACGCGCAGTCCGCGCCTGTTCCATTCGCAGCTTTCCTTCGCCCTCAACACCAAGATGCTGCGGCCGCAGGAAGTGGTGCAGCGCGCGCTGGCGGCCTATGGCGCCGGCGCCGCGCCGCTGGCGGCGGTGGAAGGTTTCGTGCGGCAGATCCTCGGCTGGCGCGAATACGTGCGCGGCATCTACTGGGCACACATGCCGGGCTATGAAGCGCGCAACGCGCTCGGCCA
This genomic stretch from Xanthomonas sacchari harbors:
- a CDS encoding cryptochrome/photolyase family protein; this encodes MSPVPSTAHTLRLVLGDQLDPENAWFDVRDPGVVYVLMEVRQETDYVLHHAQKILAVFAAMRDFARHLRSAGHRVRYVAIDDASNRQSIPANLDALMAHYGAQRLQYQDPDEWRLDQQLRQWGAAQAFVVEAVDSTHFYTRRGELADFFRGRPQWLMEHFYRHMRKRHRILLAADGTPEGGQWNYDHDNRQPWHGEPPPPPDVRPTHDHRALWASIQAAGVDSFGQPQAEAVRWPLNRAEALACLDRFIVDALPHFGRYEDAMSTRSPRLFHSQLSFALNTKMLRPQEVVQRALAAYGAGAAPLAAVEGFVRQILGWREYVRGIYWAHMPGYEARNALGHDTPLPAWFWTGETHMRCLHHAIGQSLQHAYAHHIQRLMVIGNFALLAGLDPAAVHRWYLGVYIDAFEWVELPNTVGMSQFADGGLLATKPYVSSAAYIDRMSDYCQGCRYDRKQKTGSHACPYNALYWDFFARHQDTLGRNRRLDMVYRQLRKLPATQLQALRAQAQQLRERLDTL